From one Pecten maximus chromosome 8, xPecMax1.1, whole genome shotgun sequence genomic stretch:
- the LOC117332549 gene encoding meprin A subunit beta-like isoform X2, which produces MDNVQNGKYTRDKYIQVHMDNVQNSKYTRDNYIQVHIDNVHDGKYTRDMYIQEHMDNVQDGKYTRDKYIQVHMDNVQNIARASFVKIPAGATDLLGFPYDFDSITHFGPYSYANNPRFPTITTNVSDVSFGIEHRLSYHDVLKVQTLYICGHDTSHITNSPAFAVNCNFENILCNLADDYKDDFKWIRQNAGLGSNGPSADHSSGGGYYLYSNGTGNYNKTSRLLSAREIPPGEYCIAMHYFIVGDNAATLIVRSYDYVNDTESTLSTRTANVGSNVDGGWFQYRTYYKQMAHKWRVQIECYIENEAGGAAIDDVQIYPGVCS; this is translated from the exons atgGACAACGTACAGAATGGTAAGTACACCAGGGACaagtacatacaggtacacatggaCAACGTACAGAATAGTAAGTACACCAGGGACaattacatacaggtacacatagaCAACGTACATGATGGTAAGTACACCAGGGACATGTACATACAGGAACACATGGACAACGTACAGGATGGTAAGTACACCAGGGACaagtacatacaggtacacatggaCAACGTACAGAATA TTGCAAGAGCATCGTTTGTGAAGATACCTGCAGGCGCAACAGACCTACTAGGGTTTCCTTATGACTTTGACTCCATCACACATTTCGGTCCTTATTCCTACGCCAACAATCCAAGATTTCCCACAATCACCACGAACGTTTCTGACGTTAGCTTCGGTATTGAACACAGGCTCAGCTATCATGACGTTCTCAAAGTGCAGACACTCTACATTTGTGGCCACG ATACATCACACATCACCAACAGCCCAG CATTTGCTGTAAACTGCAACTTCGAGAACATCCTATGTAACCTTGCCGATGATTACAAAGACGATTTCAAATGGATCAGGCAAAACGCTGGCCTAGGTTCTAACGGACCCTCAGCTGACCATTCCAGTGGAGGCG GATACTACCTGTACTCCAACGGAACAGGaaattacaacaaaacatcTCGACTGTTGTCAGCGAGGGAGATACCACCAGGGGAGTACTGCATCGCCATGCACTACTTTATTGTCGGCGACAATGCGGCGACCTTGATCGTGAGGTCATATGATTACGTCAATGACACAGAGTCGACGTTGTCAACTCGGACAGCAAACGTTGGGAGCAATGTTGACGGTGGTTGGTTCCAGTACAGGACTTACTACAAACAAATGGCCCATAAGTGGAGA GTACAGATAGAATGTTATATCGAAAACGAGGCTGGTGGCGCAGCAATCGATGACGTTCAGATCTACCCCGGAGTCTGTTCCTAG
- the LOC117332549 gene encoding meprin A subunit beta-like isoform X1 translates to MLIYQMSSLIDASQISVIEQSMREIESDVSTDSGNCITFQEKEGAFRDRHDFVYITLASDGWCRTDNVGMVGGRQKLYLTSDCMYKREIMSLLLVTLGLYHEHQRPDRDQYIDVHMDNVQNIARASFVKIPAGATDLLGFPYDFDSITHFGPYSYANNPRFPTITTNVSDVSFGIEHRLSYHDVLKVQTLYICGHDTSHITNSPAFAVNCNFENILCNLADDYKDDFKWIRQNAGLGSNGPSADHSSGGGYYLYSNGTGNYNKTSRLLSAREIPPGEYCIAMHYFIVGDNAATLIVRSYDYVNDTESTLSTRTANVGSNVDGGWFQYRTYYKQMAHKWRVQIECYIENEAGGAAIDDVQIYPGVCS, encoded by the exons ATGCTGATTTATCAGATGAGCAGTCTTatcg ACGCCTCCCAGATCAGTGTGATAGAGCAGTCGATGCGAGAGATAGAAAGTGACGTTAGCACGGACAGCGGTAACTGTATCACTTTCCAGGAAAAAGAGGGAGCCTTCCGTGACCGGCATGACTTCGTGTATATAACGCTGGCGAGCGATGG ttGGTGTAGAACAGATAATGTGGGGATGGTTGGAGGACGACAGAAACTTTACCTCACAAGCGACTGTATGTACAAACGGGAGATCATGTCTCTACTGTTGGTCACTTTGGGTTTGTACCATGAGCACCAGAGACCAGACAGAGACCAGTACATAGATGTACACATGGACAACGTACAGAATA TTGCAAGAGCATCGTTTGTGAAGATACCTGCAGGCGCAACAGACCTACTAGGGTTTCCTTATGACTTTGACTCCATCACACATTTCGGTCCTTATTCCTACGCCAACAATCCAAGATTTCCCACAATCACCACGAACGTTTCTGACGTTAGCTTCGGTATTGAACACAGGCTCAGCTATCATGACGTTCTCAAAGTGCAGACACTCTACATTTGTGGCCACG ATACATCACACATCACCAACAGCCCAG CATTTGCTGTAAACTGCAACTTCGAGAACATCCTATGTAACCTTGCCGATGATTACAAAGACGATTTCAAATGGATCAGGCAAAACGCTGGCCTAGGTTCTAACGGACCCTCAGCTGACCATTCCAGTGGAGGCG GATACTACCTGTACTCCAACGGAACAGGaaattacaacaaaacatcTCGACTGTTGTCAGCGAGGGAGATACCACCAGGGGAGTACTGCATCGCCATGCACTACTTTATTGTCGGCGACAATGCGGCGACCTTGATCGTGAGGTCATATGATTACGTCAATGACACAGAGTCGACGTTGTCAACTCGGACAGCAAACGTTGGGAGCAATGTTGACGGTGGTTGGTTCCAGTACAGGACTTACTACAAACAAATGGCCCATAAGTGGAGA GTACAGATAGAATGTTATATCGAAAACGAGGCTGGTGGCGCAGCAATCGATGACGTTCAGATCTACCCCGGAGTCTGTTCCTAG